A region from the Gossypium hirsutum isolate 1008001.06 chromosome A08, Gossypium_hirsutum_v2.1, whole genome shotgun sequence genome encodes:
- the LOC107925926 gene encoding non-specific lipid transfer protein GPI-anchored 6 → MKESKHEAFTLSFTLLLMLLGLASSDVNQDKAECTDQLVGLAPCLPYVGGQAKAPTLDCCGGLKQVLVKSKKCLCVLIKDRDDPSLGLNINASLAATLPHTCHDTVNITECISLLHLAPNSQEAKLFQGYQKLTEKHSTSPPASGNSTSSAAEKSDGGMGKKRVGVVEIAIGFSLWVFNIHQNSVV, encoded by the exons ATGAAGGAGTCCAAGCATGAGGCTTTCACACTCTCTTTCACCCTGCTTCTCATGCTGCTGGGTTTGGCATCCAGTGATGTGAACCAAGACAAAGCGGAATGCACTGATCAGCTAGTCGGGCTTGCTCCATGTCTTCCATACGTTGGTGGACAGGCCAAAGCCCCCACCCTGGATTGTTGCGGTGGGCTGAAACAAGTGTTGGTTAAGAGCAAGAAATGCCTGTGTGTGTTGATTAAAGATAGAGATGACCCCAGTCTTGGCCTCAACATCAATGCTAGTCTTGCTGCAACCCTCCCTCACACTTGTCATGACACTGTTAACATTACGGAATGCATCT CCCTTCTGCACTTGGCACCCAACTCCCAGGAAGCTAAGTTATTCCAAGGATATCAAAAGCTGACAGAGAAGCATTCCACATCCCCACCTGCGAGTG GTAACTCCACAAGCAGTGCTGCAGAGAAGAGTGATGGAGGAATGGGAAAGAAGCGCGTGGGAGTAGTAGAGATAGCTATCGGATTTTCACTATGGGTTTTCAACATACACCAAAACTCTGTTGTGTGA